ATACTACAGGCCCAGGCACCGACTTGCACCGACCGCGGTGCAATCAGTCTTAATAATATTGCAATTTGAAATGTTCCTGGAGCCGGACGCGAAGGATATTTGAAATAGGAATGGATCTAGGATTATTAGTGGTCACGTGACGGTTATCGACGTATCGCGGCCGGCCGTGGACCGAAGAAATCGGTCGGGCACGAAGATGGCCGCCGCCactgaaatattaaatactcCCGTCGAAAGAGCGATCTCTAGAAAGAAAATGTAGAATATCCCCGGCTTGGGACGCGTTTCAGGTAATGATCGATCAGCTATCAGCGTGTCTGACGTGCGTGCCGCGCGACGATGCCCGTGTGGTTGCGGCTCGGTGGGATCGTGGGCGGTTACGGGCAGCCTCGCGCGCTTCTCAGCCAGCCGTCTAGCTTTGACATTTCGACAGGCGACGCAGACGTAAATATTGAGCCGAGCGGTCCGCTCGGGCGGCCAGTGTCACCGATCAGGGGGCCGCGAATCGCTGCTCGCTGCACGCGCACGGGAGATTGATCGCCGCGCTAAATGGACAGGGAAACAACGGTCCGCGATCGTTGCGATGTGCCATTTTCACATGCTAACACGTCCGCCGATATGCTAGCATATAACGAATGACAGCGCGATAAGCGCTCGCTGACGTTTACTCGATCCGCACAGCTTCTCATTTTCCAACCGTCGTTCACGCTCGCCGAGTAATGTACACAGTGGCGCACGGGATATTTCAGGATTCTTAATATCCGTCGTGGTGTCGACGTACATTTAACTTCCCTTGCATTTGTGTATAGGACTTTAACATACACTGTGGATTAGTGGCTCCGGCTTGGATCCAGCAAGGGCCACTGTCTACCTTTGAATAAAACTTCTGTATGACATGGTTGACGACGAGCGTCAATGGAATGTGGATCTATGTTTCGTGTAGCTTATTGCGGGAGTATGTAATTTCGAATGGGTGATGAGTGTAGGGTGGTCAGAGTTGGCGGAGTTTAGTATAAATTCGATACCCCGCGCTGTCTTTCCGTCGTTCTGTAAAAGCTTCTCGTACGACACCTGAGAACTCAGAATCTTAGTACGTTGCGTCAGCACGTTTTGCGAACGTTATCGGCGTGGTAAAGATGTAAGAGTTGATTTGCGAGATGCGTAAAATGTAAAGATTCTAATCTGTGTAATATCCATCCTAACATGGATAACGTAAGTTACAAATATATTAGCATTGTACGTTTGATTCAACGGTATCAGAGACTTTGTATTCGATGTTACAAGTGACGCGTGCATTTATGTTCCTTTTTAGCAAGTATTAAGTATGAATATAATGCGTAAATTGCGAGGGGGCACCAGCGTCGGAGGCATGGGTTCCAGCAGTACAAGCAGTTCGGAGGACCCTGCCGGAAGTACAAATCCTCAGCATACCGCTCTGGGGCTTATGCACCTTAAGAAACTCTTCTCCGAGTACACCCATCCTCCACATCCCCCCTCGAACACTGAGCGCGACGATAAGCTATATAATATGTTGCCATTATTTTGCAAAGTAAGTTTCTACGGTTCGCGAGAGCACGCTGGGACTTTACTGTGAATAAACGTGCGCTGTGCTTGCAGGTATTTGGATCTAGTCCAGCAGGAGATATGAGCGAGAAGTTCTGGGACATCTTGGCATTTACGCAACAAGTGTCTAAATTAATGGTGTTCGAGATCAGGAGGAGAGCGAGTAATCAGAGTACCGAGACGGCGAGCTGTGCCATTGTAAAGTTTTTAGAAATTGAGAATAGCGAAGAGTCGAGTAACGGTTGGATGTTATTGTCCGCGTTGAATTTACTCGCAGCGGGTGATACCTCTCTGATACAGGTACAGGCAGTGCGCTTACGCTGTGTTGTCGAGCcgagtgaattttttttatgattgttACGTTTTACTAGGCGATGACCACTGCGTCTGTTCCGTCGACATTGGTAAAATGTTTGTACCTATTTTTCGATCTGCCTGAGATGGTCGAGGACGAAGCTGAAATTACAGACGTGGCTAGTGAATTTACTCCGAAGCAGCGTAGGATACTGTTACAGAAGATATTTGTTCAAGTACATATTTTGAATTCTCTCTGGCCTCGGTAAAACCTGAGCGAACActttattttggaaactaatcCACGTTAACCCACAGTTGTTGGTGAGATTATGTAGCCATCCTTATCCACCGGAAGAACTCGCACGCAAAGATGACCTCTCGTTATTATTCTCAGCGATAACCTGCTGGTGCCCTCACTACAATGTGATGTGGCGCAAGAGTGCAGCGGAAGTATTAATGACTCTGTCTCGTCACGGACTTACCCAGAATGTAGTGAGCTACATCCATAGTAAGCGTCGCTTAAAGCTCCTTGCGAGATTTTACTGCGTATCTAAGATACGGAGGTTTCTAATGTAACTCAATTGCAGACAAAGGGTGCATAGCACTTTGTGTCGATAATATGCAACGTGTACCTGAGCTGGCACCATTGGAAGTAGTGGAAATGTTTGTCACAGTATTCTGTTTCTTAAAAGACTCCAGCGAAGTGTCTCAAACGCTTCTGGACGACTTTCGCGCTTGTCAAGGATATATCTTTCTATCAGAATTTTTATTGAAGTAAGGAACACGAATGACGCTCGCTTCAAGTCCTGTTCATTCTTATACATTCTTGCATCTTTACAGACATGCTCCATCGAGATTAGAACAAGACAGCAGAGCGGAGGCACAGGATGCCATTCGGAATCTAGTTCTAATGCTGGCATCTTTGACCATGTGTGGCCACACAGAATTAAAGCCGAGCCAAGCTAGCATGGGATCCTTGTTTCAGATGCTCGGCTTCACTTTACCTCAACCAAGTAACAGAGGTATGAACGTTACGATGTGCAAGCATCATTTCATCGCTTTTTAAATGTAAGCACATTTTTCTCATCAGCGAATTCTATTAAGCATTGTTGTTCTTGCAGGAGGAAGCGTTCGAAACATCCAAGCGTTCCAAGTATTACAGTCTGTATTCGTAAAGTCTAACTCGCCACTTTTGTGTTGCACAATTCTTGACGCAATATCCAGCGTGTACCACAGCGACAATGCCAATTATTTTATACTCGAAGGGCAGAACACATTATCCCAATTTGCAGAGAAGATTCACTTAAAGAACCGTGAGATACAGGAGAAGTTCTTTCAGCTACTGGAATTTATAGTGTTTCAACTTAATTTTGTGCCTTGCAAGGAACTTATATCTCTATCTATACTACTCAAAACAAATAATTCAACTAGCTGCAGTATCTTGTGCATGGAAACGCTCCTCAGTATACTCAGGTAACACGCAGCCTCATCTACAGACTTCCCCGCAAACAGATTGATGTACTGACTTCTCCACCGAGCTTAACGTGTTCTTTCAgacataataatatatttaaagacGTGTACAGAGAAGTAGGTATGTTAGAGGTGTTCGTTACGTGTCTCCACCGCTATGCAACTCTGCTTAAAGATAAGCAAGCTGCGCACGATCAAGGATTAGGTAAGATTAATATTTCCAAAGCTTCCCACCGCAAATCGTTAAACTCTGTATACAAGACGAATAAATACTTTCTTCAGAATACAAAATATGCCCAGAGGACGAACGATTGGGTGCCTTAGTAATGGAAGCCTTGACCACATTATTAGCAGGCAACGTTCAGAATGCAAACGTCTTCAGGGAGTGCGGCGGAGCGCGTTGCGCTCACAATCTCGTGCCCTACATGGATTGCCGGTACCAGGCGCTCGGAATCGTCAGGGAATTGATACTTAGTGCAGGGGGAGACGATGACATGGCGACGTTGCTCGGCGTCATGCATTCGGCACCTTCTAATGCCTTAGTCTTGAAGACGCATATATTGAAAGTTCGTTTCTGGATAATTATCCATTAGACGTATTCGTCTGTAGCTCGAGCCTTAAACACTATTGTGAGATATTGTTATTCCTTCTAGTCCTTATTGGCTTGCTTACGAGAATCTCACAGAACCAGGACTGTCTTTCGGAAGGTGGGAGGCTTTGTCTACGTGATGTCTGTTCTGGTGTCTCTGGAGGGGCAACTAGGCTTGCAGAGATCGGAAGGCATAGAGCCTTGCAATGATATAGTGAAGAGAACGTCGCAGGAAGAAGCGCAGCTATTGACGCTTCTGCACGTTGTGTTTCACACGATCAGCACAGCTATGAGATTCGAGCCAGCGAATGCGAAATTCTTTCACCTGGAGGTACGTACTTCGAGTACTGCCTCTAATACTTGTAGATCTTTATCAATGTAACTCGCTGGTGTAATAACTTATACAGATATGCCAGTCAAGTTTGTGCGACACTTTACGGCTTCTTGGATGTTTCTCATCGGAGACAAAGCTTACGGAAATAGACCTAATACCAACTACAAACTATCACAACATGTTGCTGACGCTCTTTACTGGAAGCGTATTAGAGCCTGTGTTCCCAGATGCTATGCCAAAGACTCTAGCATACGCATGTTTGCTGCTGCGACTGCTGTACGACGTAGCGCTGGACTCTTTCGATAAGCCAAACTTGGCGGGCTTGGGAATGAGGTCACCAAGTCACAAGCAAAATAGTGTGGAGGTGACTTGCAACTTACATTTCATAATACAGAACTAGCGCAATGAACTCATTAAACCTAAATTAATTTTAGCAACAGAAGTCTTTCGACTCCCCTGGAAGTGGAAAGCGAAGTATTATTAACTCGTTAAATCTGAGCCCTCCTACCCCCGAGGCAATAGTAGTTCACCCTGGCATAGTTGTTGGGATGCTGCACTTGCTTCCATCGATCTCAGAAACATCCAATCCACAGGTGGCTCTTGCTTTGCAATTGTACGTGGCTGAGATTGTTAAAAGTTTGGTGCGCTCAGAGAGAAATCAGCAAATAATGTGTGACGCTGGGATGGCGGGTGAATTACTATTAGTGGGTAGAATTGCTTTGCAAGACGAAACGCATCCCTTGCATCAGCCTTTGCAGTACATCATAGAGAGACTCGCAGCGCAGTCTTTAGAACCGCGTGACTTGCGGTAGGATGAGAATTAAATTCGTTAAAGGGTCTCCCTACCTGGGCGGATGagaaatgatgcgaactttgggaattttttaaaaccaaaccattaaatatatttacttccagctttgtggcttcatttatcaatctttagagaatatgaaaaaaaaattatgcaaaaatagtgcacttttagcataaaatcagccgttgtagtagTCTGAaataggaaatttaaaaattaatgtaatctgtatgagtgtggctatcgcccgaattagaataaattagaaatgctgaaaattaaaaaaaggcagtttctaaaacagacatcgatttctgcaaaaaaaatcgctgatttttaaatcgcaaagtctaattttgcaaaaaccgacttagttttagtatcgGCGAGAATGAgcacatctactgaagatatatgccaagtttgaagtaaatcgagtgtttttcaattaatataatttgaagatttctcttaaaaaaaatcccaaatatcgcgctccttttcaggtcgtcaaggtagggagaccccttaaagaaGGACGTATGTACAGTTTGTTATATCTAAGCTCTTCGATTTCAGAGAATTCTTACGATTGGGCGACCCATTATGTTGCATTTCGTTGGATGACATCGAAGCAAATAAACCTCGAGGTGGACCAGTACCTCTAACACGTATTAAAACTTTGGTATCAATGACCACGCCAAAGGACTTCCGAGCGCATGGATCCTGCACCTTGCCACCCTTTGTAGAGCTTGACATGAGCGCAGAAGGATTTGCATGCTTGTATTTGCCTAGCGTTGCACCACAAAGTACAACTCCACCTACGGTGGTAGCTGCGGACAGTAGCGTGCTTGGTGGAATTGGGTCAGGTAAATCTTGGGTCTACGATACACCAGCGTCTCGCGTTTATAGATTTGAGAAAGCGAGTCATCGTACAAATTATTTCCAGGCGATAGATTATTCCCACCTCAAACTGGATTAACGTACAGTACATGGATATGCGTTGATAAATTCAGTGATCCTAGAACTGATCCTCACTGCGTACGATTACTGACGCTAGTGCGTACTCCACAATCGATGAGAGACTTGATATGCTTGACTGCTGTCCTCAGCGCCAGAGATAAGGCTATTATTGTGTCTACGCAGGAAACACCAATGCCCCAAAGTAAATTTCATCAACGTATAGATATGTATCACTTACGTATACAGGATGGAGTAATTTTTGTAGATGGGGCTCTGTCAAGGTCATTTTAATAAACGAAGTTATTATTTAGATGTAGGCGAGTGGGAGCCAGAAGTAACTGGTGAATGCGGCGCAAGAGTCTGGTGTCCCGATCTGCTCCACGAGGGACAGTGGCATCATATAGCCATTGTATTGAATCGTGCTGTTTTGAAAAACTCAAGCTTCTCGTTGTATTTGGATGGCCAGCATATTCACAGTCAGAAGCTTCATTATATTACGCAAGTTCCTGGAGGAGGTGCAGCGAACTTGACAGTGGCCTCGCCTGTGTACGGATACATAGGCACGCCACCATGCTGGCGAAGATATTCTAGGCTCACGTGGAAGCAGGGGCCATGTCACCTGGTGGAAGAAGTATTTAACGCGCAGAGTATAGCAACACTTTTTAAATTAGGACCGCATTACATGGGGAGCCTGCAGGCCCCGCAATTATCAGGTATCTATGTAAATTTTAGGTATCTTGTACCAcgtaattatcattattattcaaatataatGATATTCCTCTTTTCATTCAAGTACAAGAACCTTTAATACCTCTCGTCGCAGAGGAGAAGGTTGTGTTTGGATTGAACGCCAAGGCAATGTCTCAGTTAACGTTAGCTAAAATTAGGAAAGTTTATAGCCGGGCTGACAATAAATCCATTGCTAAACAAGTACGCACAATTCTTTCTATCAAACAGagctgggcattattcgaataaatgtttatttgaaTGATCTcaaataagaattgcgaataaaatgaagttattcgagaataacgaataaaaaataaataataattagtcAGTATAATTAGTTAGTATATAAAACAAGAAGCCCTGACTGACTgacccagctcaaaccgtttaacctaggaacttCAAATTGGAAGGTACATTCTTTTCATAGCGTAGActcccactaaggaaggatttttggaaattccgtccccaagggggtgaaaaggggtaaaatgtatttttttcggattccttaatatctcttaggcccgattagatatcaacttggtttttacatacaaGGGTTTCCcacataaaaaccaatttcaggattttgcactaatcaacccctaagggggtcgggaaaaggggtgaaatttgtttttgtggagtccttaatatctgttaggccagaagcgaagcgcgggtatattaataataacaattatttaataaataataaataaacgaataatcatttattcgaataatgccgaaCTCTGCTATCAAATATTGATAGCAATAGAAGATATGTTGCTCAGAAGTAATGTTTGTATACTTAATTGAACTCCCTGTTCTTTAACAGCTTGGTATGTCGTCCCATGAAAATGCCACGCCTATCAGAGTCCTCCATAATTCAGCAGGACATCTGAGCGGACCAGCAAGAGCATTGGGTGGCGTAGTCGTTGGCTATCTTGGTGTTAGAGTTTTCAATCCTCGACCTGTAGCTACGATGATTGACAATGTGGGAGGATGTTCAGTGTTACTGGGTAATTCTTTGAAAATAACACTTACACGAATGAAACTGGTTAAGAGTGACTCTAACTCATGATTTACACTTTCATCGACAGGTTTAATAGCCATGGCTCAAGACGTGGAGTCTCTTTACGCAGCTGTTAAAGCATTGGTCTGCGTCGTGAGATCCAATCAGGCAGCCCAGCAGGAAATGGACCGTCGAAGAGGATACCAAACCTTGGCAATGCTGCTGCGAAGGAAGTGCCCTCTCTTGAACAGTCATATCTTGCATCTGACGTTCAGTCTTGTTGGTACAGTTGACAGCGGTAGAGAAACTAGTGCTATACCTAACGTTACGGCTTTCCAAGATCTCTTGTGCGACTTGCAAGTACGGTTCCTTCTCCTCCCTAACAATTATCTTATTCTGGCAATAAACGCTACGAAAGAGCATTGCGTTGCTTTCAGGTTTGGCACGAGGCACCAGGAGAACTGTTAAGATCGCTTCTAGAACATTTGTACGAATTGATAGCTGAATCGAGCGAGAAAAGGACAAATTTACGGTTGATGAGGGATTTACAACTGGTGCACAGGCTGCTGCACATCTTGAGTGATGTGAAACAAAGCAGCACGCGCCAGATTTTGCTTGCGTTACTCAGTATTCTGTTGAGTCAGCCGAGACAAGCTGATTTACTTTGGTAATTTGTTGTATTTAGTATATCGTAGAATTACATGCTcattatctgacattatttaaTCGTAACAGTATCCCTTTCCACAGGTTTGGACAATTTATTGTAGCTACGTTGCCCCAGAACTCAGAGAAGCATTTGATCCTTCGAGAAAGCGAAGGGAACAAAGAAGGGGAAGGGGAGCATATACTTTTACGTAACCGTTGTCTACAACTTTTACACTCCTTGTTGTTTAATGGCCCCAAAGTGAATGCGAGGTAAGGAGTCGTTCGAAGTAGATTAGGCTAAGCTGAAATAGAAAACTGGTTTACCtatgtgtatttaaatttaACGATACTTTTCAGTATGTGCGAGGAATTATCCAAAGTATTGGGTTTAGATTGGATACTGCTGTTCCTTCAATCTGGCCTTCATAGCACGACAGTGATATGGGGGCTACGAATTTTAGTGGCCGTTTGTTCCGTGCAACCAATACTACAGAAATTTAAAGAGGGAACCAGTAACGGTGGCTGGCTGCGTCACACAGACCACAATAAAATGGCATTGGCACTAGGTACGCTTGTGTAGAACATCTGATTAGGTCGGTGGTAAAATCATTTCTTATGCTTTTCAATTCTCCGCAGGTTGTCATCAACAAATGTCAGGCGGCGAGAGCAAACCATCGAGTCTTCACGTACCAGGATTTCAACACTTGGGATGGTTGTTACCGCAGCATGTAGACCTTGTCCCAGAGCTGTACTTTCTCTTCATCGCTCTCATGATGGGACAGCCTGTGAAGTTATTGCCCACTGATTCGAAAGTCATTTTAAAAGTTCGGTGTCTGAAGAGTATCCTTGTGTCCTGTTTTATTCTATCGATAGTTGAAGCAAACGTAAATGTAACGCGTGTTTTCCCATTAATAGCTCGACTTGGACAACGTATGGAACTTCTTGTTCGGCGTCCCAGCGAATCATACGCTGTCCTCCTTCGCGAGCAGGATCAATCTCTGCCCCGAAGCTGTGGTTACTCTGTTAGCCATGGTGCGAACAATGCTGAACAATTACTCGATCAAGTGAGCTCCACGTCTAAGTTACTTAACGTTGCCTTGAAATTGTGTTCTGAGAAGTAACacattttcatttaacagccctGAATCATTGCCCGACTGGCTAAGCGATTATCCAGTGACAATAATACAGTTCCTATTCTTCCTTTACCACAATTTCACTGACTTCATGCAAGTGTTCATGTCCGCGGAAGTGTTGGGCGCATTGGCTGGCACTTTGTTCCCAAAGCCCGCCAGTTCCAGCCAAGATAGCAGCGGAGCCAGTACTCCGGCAGATGAGGTGAGATTTGCAGATCGGTAATGGGTGCGAGAGTAAAATCAGTCATTACGATAGGGTTTCATTATTTCAGCAAGAGCCAGTGTTAGTGAGGTCTCCGTCAAAGGATGTTAGCTTGACGAACCATCCAGCGAAAAAGTTTGTTATGGACT
The nucleotide sequence above comes from Andrena cerasifolii isolate SP2316 chromosome 2, iyAndCera1_principal, whole genome shotgun sequence. Encoded proteins:
- the Bchs gene encoding WD repeat and FYVE domain containing 3 bchs isoform X1, with product MDNQVLSMNIMRKLRGGTSVGGMGSSSTSSSEDPAGSTNPQHTALGLMHLKKLFSEYTHPPHPPSNTERDDKLYNMLPLFCKVFGSSPAGDMSEKFWDILAFTQQVSKLMVFEIRRRASNQSTETASCAIVKFLEIENSEESSNGWMLLSALNLLAAGDTSLIQAMTTASVPSTLVKCLYLFFDLPEMVEDEAEITDVASEFTPKQRRILLQKIFVQLLVRLCSHPYPPEELARKDDLSLLFSAITCWCPHYNVMWRKSAAEVLMTLSRHGLTQNVVSYIHNKGCIALCVDNMQRVPELAPLEVVEMFVTVFCFLKDSSEVSQTLLDDFRACQGYIFLSEFLLKHAPSRLEQDSRAEAQDAIRNLVLMLASLTMCGHTELKPSQASMGSLFQMLGFTLPQPSNRGGSVRNIQAFQVLQSVFVKSNSPLLCCTILDAISSVYHSDNANYFILEGQNTLSQFAEKIHLKNREIQEKFFQLLEFIVFQLNFVPCKELISLSILLKTNNSTSCSILCMETLLSILRHNNIFKDVYREVGMLEVFVTCLHRYATLLKDKQAAHDQGLEYKICPEDERLGALVMEALTTLLAGNVQNANVFRECGGARCAHNLVPYMDCRYQALGIVRELILSAGGDDDMATLLGVMHSAPSNALVLKTHILKSLLACLRESHRTRTVFRKVGGFVYVMSVLVSLEGQLGLQRSEGIEPCNDIVKRTSQEEAQLLTLLHVVFHTISTAMRFEPANAKFFHLEICQSSLCDTLRLLGCFSSETKLTEIDLIPTTNYHNMLLTLFTGSVLEPVFPDAMPKTLAYACLLLRLLYDVALDSFDKPNLAGLGMRSPSHKQNSVEQQKSFDSPGSGKRSIINSLNLSPPTPEAIVVHPGIVVGMLHLLPSISETSNPQVALALQLYVAEIVKSLVRSERNQQIMCDAGMAGELLLVGRIALQDETHPLHQPLQYIIERLAAQSLEPRDLREFLRLGDPLCCISLDDIEANKPRGGPVPLTRIKTLVSMTTPKDFRAHGSCTLPPFVELDMSAEGFACLYLPSVAPQSTTPPTVVAADSSVLGGIGSGDRLFPPQTGLTYSTWICVDKFSDPRTDPHCVRLLTLVRTPQSMRDLICLTAVLSARDKAIIVSTQETPMPQNVGEWEPEVTGECGARVWCPDLLHEGQWHHIAIVLNRAVLKNSSFSLYLDGQHIHSQKLHYITQVPGGGAANLTVASPVYGYIGTPPCWRRYSRLTWKQGPCHLVEEVFNAQSIATLFKLGPHYMGSLQAPQLSVQEPLIPLVAEEKVVFGLNAKAMSQLTLAKIRKVYSRADNKSIAKQLGMSSHENATPIRVLHNSAGHLSGPARALGGVVVGYLGVRVFNPRPVATMIDNVGGCSVLLGLIAMAQDVESLYAAVKALVCVVRSNQAAQQEMDRRRGYQTLAMLLRRKCPLLNSHILHLTFSLVGTVDSGRETSAIPNVTAFQDLLCDLQVWHEAPGELLRSLLEHLYELIAESSEKRTNLRLMRDLQLVHRLLHILSDVKQSSTRQILLALLSILLSQPRQADLLWFGQFIVATLPQNSEKHLILRESEGNKEGEGEHILLRNRCLQLLHSLLFNGPKVNASMCEELSKVLGLDWILLFLQSGLHSTTVIWGLRILVAVCSVQPILQKFKEGTSNGGWLRHTDHNKMALALGCHQQMSGGESKPSSLHVPGFQHLGWLLPQHVDLVPELYFLFIALMMGQPVKLLPTDSKVILKLDLDNVWNFLFGVPANHTLSSFASRINLCPEAVVTLLAMVRTMLNNYSINPESLPDWLSDYPVTIIQFLFFLYHNFTDFMQVFMSAEVLGALAGTLFPKPASSSQDSSGASTPADEQEPVLVRSPSKDVSLTNHPAKKFVMDFLRVIVVDSLSLPVTGKSPPAIDLVLEAWPEHASTGQQTRYQTEVLSILMEHLLAADVLIGEQAALPVVPGGSVNNITNNVCYVAARIVDKLWQGALTKDPHEVFDFIVKLIGQAKRRPGVVSMEGLHHCLNRTILFLLSRATDSIADQMGVLEALHKLTTHRLLVFGAGNHELDFIGCLTFCLLQLTADIKIMPDTNLKTMWHVNPQVEASDDRLTSHQGHNLMAVAATRVWEELYACKKPAIEEVFKITLPAPMGHERAPELLLVRDHVHEAATRLWLNYVVIERKASYRVPWELHNQIQSKIQKVTGGLTRLASRTKVRKEESVRVRLRLHQNTVAQWTEQHVALVRELAAAKRLQYIQTNQHTQRYVYQEWLQTETELTRERGLWGPPTPTRLDKWMLDMTEGPCRMRKKMMKNELFYIHYPYRPELEHPDNKQLKYKVATSTDSKEYYLKQLGNSSGMFERERDPVIDDTPLNVNETSTDSEPPMVPCTLERHASEPDEAPEDNEQEEENNQTVPDNQTLIRLLEEHEKISHMFRCARIQGLDTTEGLLLFGKEHFYVIDGFTLLKSREIRDIESLPEAYEPILPSPGSPRRSRAMRQCSKFNYEDIREVHKRRYLLQPMALEVFSGDGRNYLLAFPRKVRNKVYQRFMTFATAIADSAQQSVAGQKRTANVEQATGLLSNLIGETSVTQRWVRGEISNFQYLMHLNTLAGRSYNDLMQYPIFPWILADYDSEELDLTDPITFRDFSKPMGAQSPERLLQFKKRYKEWDDPHGETPPYHYGTHYSSAMIVCSYLVRMEPFTQHFLRLQGGHFDLADRMFNSVKEAWLSASKHNMADVKELIPEFFYLPEFLVNSNHFDLGSKQSGVQLGDIVLPPWAKQDTREFIRAHRLALECDYVSQHLHQWIDLIFGCKQNGPAAVEAVNVFHHLFYEGNVDIYNIDDPLKKNATIGFINNFGQIPKQLFKKPHPAKKMTQRTSVIDPGPITPGLSITTSDKLFFHNLDNLKPSLQPIKELKGPVGQILHVDKAVLAVEQNKTLIPPTYNKYVAWGFADHSLRIGNYDSDKAIFVCEAMMQSSGEIVACVCPSSKSIVTAGTSSVVTVWEYTKRQLSIKQCLYGHTDAVTCLSSSPAYNVIVSGSRDGTAIIWDLSRCLFVRQLRGHAGPVAAVAINELTGDIATCAATWLHVWSINGEELASVNTCVGRADRMQQILCVAFSQTHEWDSQNVIMTGSTDGVARMWSMDYVQVPAEEDKPEEVTVAKEKNTKLHSRNSEEQTESTKKRVHELVKQMSISAEGSAMLAKSGSESSLSETENSKEASRLHEEKEECSDNESSNGSSSKPSPQNNNTHAVVLRRKSRGNPMFRKSEGGGRADSEGTQTSESSNNPGDSEGALRASKSDTSLTDSFVMVTEADTKPKRINLQNILRDGFKWQRQLVFRSKLTMHTAYDRKDNAEPASITALAVSRDHRTVYVGDTRGRVFSWSVCEQPGRTVADHWLKDEGADTCVGCGVRFNLYERRHHCRNCGQVFCSKCSRFESKISRLGILKPVRVCQGCYSSLRSQHSAESST